The following proteins come from a genomic window of Chlamydiales bacterium:
- a CDS encoding thioredoxin domain-containing protein: MSHPLYTNRLINEKSPYLLQHAHNPVDWYPWSEEAFHIAEAEDKPVFLSIGYATCHWCHVMEKESFQSPEIAQLMNETFINIKIDREEKPEVDSLYMEFAQAIMSGTAGWPLNVILTSNLMPFFATSYLPIDGNNGFLGMKQLVLRIRQIWQDPEEKEHVITQAGQIIDLFATHMCLEGDSLPEASQIKEAAEILFQTADPVYGGTKGVPKFPMGIQACFLLRLAKADSNSRALFYFERTLEMMYRGGIYDHLGGGIARYAVDDQWLVPHFEKMLYDNAILARTYLEAWEFTHHHFYREIVEEVLSYVIREMTRKDGGFYSAQDADSEGYEGWFYTWKWDEIQSILGSDAPLFCDIYGVTRTGNFHNRNILHMQASLKEYADQYQLEPTVLKEMLKEMRRKLFEVRQRRQPPSKDDKILTAWNGLMIYTFAVAGSSLNKSDYLDIAEKAALFIQENLWKEGILFRRWREGEARFDGCLDDYAFLIHGLISLFEADRGSKWLDFALKLNGVLKSEFKAEQGAFYLTNGRDPNLILRRCEFYDGAEPSGNAVQAENLIRFYQLTGCGAYLKDAEDILRAAKTHIDLYPPGACYHLMALEHYFDKHTPTLIISLNRQETYREEILKMLAGRFIPHKAIIWHREVDEALRELVPIVRNKPPLNNQTTLYICYPDHCKEPITMVSKMWKAFEQL; encoded by the coding sequence ATGTCACACCCTCTTTATACGAATCGTCTAATTAACGAAAAATCTCCTTATTTGCTTCAACATGCTCATAATCCTGTGGATTGGTATCCTTGGAGTGAAGAGGCTTTTCATATAGCAGAAGCAGAAGATAAGCCTGTCTTTCTTTCGATTGGTTACGCTACCTGTCATTGGTGCCATGTCATGGAAAAAGAGTCTTTCCAGAGTCCTGAGATTGCTCAACTAATGAATGAAACCTTCATCAATATTAAAATTGATCGTGAAGAAAAACCTGAAGTTGACAGTCTTTATATGGAGTTTGCTCAAGCAATCATGTCAGGTACAGCAGGATGGCCTCTTAATGTTATATTGACGTCCAATTTAATGCCTTTTTTTGCTACCAGTTACCTGCCTATAGATGGAAATAATGGATTTCTTGGCATGAAACAGCTTGTTTTGCGTATTCGTCAGATTTGGCAAGATCCTGAAGAAAAAGAACATGTGATTACACAAGCTGGTCAAATTATTGATCTTTTTGCTACCCATATGTGTTTAGAAGGGGATTCTTTACCTGAAGCATCTCAGATTAAGGAAGCAGCTGAAATTTTATTTCAAACTGCAGATCCAGTTTATGGAGGAACAAAAGGAGTTCCTAAATTTCCCATGGGAATTCAGGCTTGTTTCTTATTGCGTTTAGCAAAAGCAGACTCTAACAGTAGAGCCCTTTTTTATTTTGAACGTACACTAGAAATGATGTATCGTGGGGGCATCTATGACCATCTTGGAGGAGGGATTGCTCGTTATGCAGTTGATGATCAATGGTTAGTCCCGCATTTTGAAAAAATGCTATACGATAATGCGATTTTAGCACGCACGTATTTAGAGGCATGGGAATTTACACATCACCATTTTTATCGTGAAATTGTAGAAGAAGTTTTAAGTTATGTGATTCGTGAAATGACTCGAAAAGATGGAGGGTTCTATTCTGCTCAGGATGCTGATTCTGAAGGCTATGAAGGGTGGTTTTATACTTGGAAATGGGATGAAATCCAGTCGATTTTGGGGTCTGATGCACCATTATTTTGTGATATCTATGGGGTGACTCGAACTGGCAATTTTCACAATCGTAATATTCTTCATATGCAAGCAAGTCTGAAAGAATATGCTGACCAGTATCAACTTGAGCCTACAGTTTTAAAAGAGATGCTCAAAGAGATGCGACGAAAACTTTTTGAAGTACGCCAAAGACGTCAGCCTCCCTCAAAAGATGATAAGATTTTGACTGCCTGGAATGGTTTAATGATCTACACTTTTGCTGTTGCTGGGTCGAGTTTAAATAAATCTGATTACTTGGATATCGCTGAAAAAGCGGCTCTTTTTATTCAAGAGAATTTATGGAAAGAAGGAATCTTGTTTCGTCGTTGGAGAGAAGGGGAAGCGCGTTTTGATGGGTGTTTAGATGATTATGCATTTCTAATTCATGGTCTTATTAGTCTTTTTGAAGCTGATCGTGGAAGTAAATGGCTGGATTTTGCACTTAAATTAAATGGAGTACTCAAATCCGAATTCAAAGCTGAACAAGGGGCTTTTTACCTTACTAATGGGCGTGATCCTAATTTAATCTTGCGTCGTTGTGAGTTTTATGATGGTGCTGAACCTTCTGGGAATGCTGTTCAGGCTGAAAATCTCATTCGCTTTTATCAGCTTACAGGTTGTGGAGCTTATTTAAAAGACGCAGAAGATATTTTGCGAGCTGCAAAAACCCATATTGATCTTTACCCACCAGGAGCATGTTATCATCTAATGGCCTTGGAACATTATTTTGATAAGCATACCCCAACACTTATCATCTCCCTTAATAGGCAAGAGACTTATCGTGAAGAGATCTTAAAAATGCTAGCTGGACGCTTTATTCCCCACAAAGCGATAATATGGCATCGTGAAGTAGATGAAGCACTTCGGGAACTTGTTCCGATTGTTCGGAATAAACCCCCTCTAAATAATCAGACTACGCTTTATATCTGTTATCCCGATCACTGTAAAGAACCTATAACTATGGTTTCGAAAATGTGGAAAGCCTTTGAGCAATTGTAG
- a CDS encoding helix-turn-helix domain-containing protein: MHSEMVRLGEIFRGRREEKKLLLKEIENATSIRISYLQAIEEGDFGKLISPIYAHGFISKYALFLEMDPEKLIGEHPYVKKILTDKRAYDFTVGISALEVRGSPGGEVKWLPNFIWVSLSVVGILIFWFLVRYFGFF, encoded by the coding sequence ATGCATAGTGAAATGGTTCGTTTAGGGGAAATTTTTAGAGGACGTCGAGAAGAAAAAAAATTGTTATTAAAAGAAATTGAAAATGCAACCTCGATAAGAATCAGTTATCTACAGGCAATTGAAGAGGGAGATTTTGGAAAATTAATATCACCAATTTATGCTCATGGATTTATCAGTAAGTATGCATTGTTTTTGGAAATGGATCCGGAAAAGCTCATTGGTGAGCATCCCTATGTAAAAAAAATTTTAACGGATAAAAGGGCTTATGATTTTACGGTTGGAATCAGCGCTTTAGAAGTAAGAGGGTCTCCAGGAGGAGAAGTTAAATGGCTTCCTAATTTTATTTGGGTGAGTTTATCTGTAGTTGGCATTTTAATTTTTTGGTTTCTTGTACGTTATTTTGGTTTCTTTTGA
- the rnhC gene encoding ribonuclease HIII, whose amino-acid sequence MIHVLKLDLELTEKLRFGLKTQGFELSAPPYTIFQGKKKGICCTLYTSGKLVIQGKEIKEFIEFYLEPEILGTFSFHYNELDEVVPHIGVDESGKGDFFGPLCVAGVFANNKGISDLKEIGVKDSKCLKEHQILKVAQQIRKNYPFHLVRIDPKRYNELYEKFGNLNLLLGWAHATVIEKMVEKTHCFSVVIDQFASKDVVETAVHKKRKNIQLTQKTQAESDLVVAAASIVARAAFVEGLGNLEKQVNQKLPKGASHLTIESGKRLVIDQGKHILSSVAKLHFKTTKLIME is encoded by the coding sequence ATGATCCATGTCCTAAAGCTCGATCTAGAACTTACTGAAAAATTGCGCTTTGGACTCAAAACGCAAGGATTTGAACTTTCTGCTCCTCCTTACACGATTTTTCAAGGAAAAAAAAAAGGAATCTGTTGCACTCTTTACACATCTGGAAAATTAGTTATTCAAGGTAAGGAAATTAAAGAATTTATAGAATTCTATCTTGAGCCTGAAATTCTTGGAACTTTCTCGTTTCACTATAATGAATTAGATGAAGTCGTGCCCCATATTGGTGTTGACGAGTCGGGTAAGGGAGATTTCTTTGGTCCTCTTTGTGTTGCAGGAGTTTTTGCAAATAATAAAGGGATTTCAGACCTAAAAGAAATAGGAGTCAAAGATTCAAAATGTCTAAAAGAGCATCAGATTCTTAAAGTTGCGCAACAAATCCGTAAAAATTATCCCTTTCACCTTGTTCGAATTGATCCAAAACGATACAACGAATTATACGAAAAATTTGGAAATCTTAACCTACTCCTTGGTTGGGCGCATGCAACAGTCATTGAGAAAATGGTTGAAAAAACCCATTGTTTTTCCGTTGTAATAGATCAGTTTGCTTCAAAAGACGTAGTAGAAACTGCTGTACATAAGAAGAGGAAAAATATTCAGTTAACTCAAAAAACTCAGGCAGAAAGCGATCTTGTCGTGGCTGCTGCCTCAATTGTAGCTCGAGCTGCCTTTGTAGAAGGGTTAGGAAATCTAGAAAAACAAGTAAATCAGAAATTGCCTAAAGGAGCTAGTCATTTAACTATCGAATCTGGTAAACGACTAGTTATAGATCAAGGAAAACACATTCTATCCTCTGTTGCTAAACTACATTTCAAGACAACTAAATTGATTATGGAATAA
- a CDS encoding DUF378 domain-containing protein, which translates to MRFIHWVALILVIVGALNWGIWGIFQIDMVANIFDGASSSMSRIIYTLVGLAGLWCCSFFKMLACCQISCKKGK; encoded by the coding sequence ATGAGATTTATTCATTGGGTGGCATTAATTTTGGTGATTGTAGGGGCGTTGAATTGGGGAATATGGGGAATTTTTCAGATTGATATGGTTGCAAATATTTTTGACGGAGCCAGTTCATCAATGAGTCGGATTATCTATACTCTTGTTGGTTTAGCAGGGTTATGGTGTTGTTCTTTTTTCAAGATGCTTGCTTGTTGCCAGATTAGTTGTAAAAAGGGAAAATAA
- a CDS encoding TIGR01777 family oxidoreductase — translation MKIIIAGSNGFIGSRLAAAFNKEGVELVLLSRHPRQGEVFWNPEAKEVDRSIFLGADIVINLTGERIVGRWNQKKKLRISQSRFCATQFLCDLLLELDSLPHLYFNASAIGFYGDRKKEVLKESSSPGRDFLAEVCLEWEKIPNILVKKGVRVILMRFGMVLGENGGILKLIKKPFSIGIGGVFGQGDQMMSWIAIDDLIAAIQFIIQHKEISGPVNFSSPYAVSNLEFTKILASLFGKSKLLKIPRWILSMIFGDGSDMFMSSIHAYPDCLLKYGFYFQYPDIEPCLKKYLRLND, via the coding sequence ATGAAAATTATAATTGCAGGAAGTAATGGATTTATTGGTTCAAGATTAGCTGCTGCTTTTAACAAAGAAGGGGTTGAGTTGGTTTTATTATCCCGTCATCCTCGTCAGGGAGAGGTTTTTTGGAATCCTGAAGCTAAGGAAGTAGATCGTTCGATTTTCCTTGGTGCCGATATTGTGATTAATTTGACGGGTGAAAGGATTGTTGGGAGGTGGAATCAAAAAAAAAAGCTGCGTATCTCTCAAAGCCGTTTTTGTGCAACACAGTTTCTATGTGATCTCTTACTTGAATTGGATTCTTTGCCTCATCTCTATTTTAATGCTTCTGCAATAGGATTTTATGGTGATCGAAAAAAAGAAGTTCTAAAGGAATCGAGTTCGCCGGGAAGAGATTTTTTAGCCGAAGTCTGTCTTGAATGGGAAAAAATTCCTAATATCTTGGTTAAGAAAGGGGTACGTGTCATACTTATGCGTTTTGGAATGGTTTTAGGGGAAAATGGAGGGATATTAAAGCTAATCAAAAAACCTTTTTCTATTGGAATAGGAGGGGTATTTGGTCAAGGTGATCAGATGATGAGTTGGATCGCTATAGATGATTTGATTGCAGCGATTCAATTTATTATTCAACATAAAGAAATTTCTGGTCCGGTTAATTTTTCTTCTCCCTATGCTGTTTCAAATCTAGAATTTACAAAAATTTTAGCCTCTTTATTTGGAAAATCTAAACTATTAAAAATTCCTCGATGGATTCTATCGATGATTTTTGGTGATGGATCAGATATGTTTATGTCTAGTATTCATGCATATCCAGATTGCTTATTAAAATATGGATTTTATTTTCAATATCCCGATATTGAGCCATGTTTAAAAAAATATTTGCGATTAAATGATTAA
- the gatC gene encoding Asp-tRNA(Asn)/Glu-tRNA(Gln) amidotransferase subunit GatC has protein sequence MSDISKEKVDILSQLCRIQLSEAESAEIFRDLDQVLDYVNQLREVSTDDLIPYNHFDAQGIDSLHEDKIGQHLSHEEFLNNAPEKVGGRIRIPPVIR, from the coding sequence ATGTCTGATATATCTAAAGAAAAAGTCGATATCCTGAGTCAACTTTGTCGGATCCAGTTATCAGAAGCAGAATCTGCAGAGATTTTTCGAGACCTTGACCAAGTGTTAGATTATGTCAACCAACTCCGAGAGGTCAGTACTGATGATTTAATTCCTTATAATCATTTTGATGCGCAAGGAATTGATTCGCTACATGAGGATAAAATAGGCCAACATCTTTCACACGAAGAATTTTTAAATAATGCCCCTGAAAAAGTAGGTGGAAGGATTCGTATTCCACCTGTCATACGATAA
- the gatA gene encoding Asp-tRNA(Asn)/Glu-tRNA(Gln) amidotransferase subunit GatA: MYKATAQEIHKDLCRKRVSAQDIIKYYLQRIDKFDPQIGAFLSVFHERALKKAQFIDQKIARGEPLGKLAGIPIGIKDNIHLKGEVTTCASKFLVNYRAVFDATVTRLLEQEDAIILGKLNLDEFGMGSSTEHSALQETHNPWNLSCVPGGSSGGSSAAISARLCPITLGSDTGGSVRQPAAFCGCVGFKPTYGRVSRYGLVAFASSLDQIGPMATNTKDIGMVMEVIGQKDSHDATTFPRHPEDYLAMMNGEIKGKRIGVPWAFLEDLHSESKELFLEAIEVLKRLDCQIVSIDLNILKYSVATYYIIATAEASTNLARFDGICYGVRSPRAQTLEQIYDYSRTEGFGKEVKKRIFLGTYVLSSGYKDAYYKQATKVRVKIIETLNHAFEKCDIIATPVSPITAFEKGTINDPLQLYLQDIYTIGFNLAHLPAISVPCGFNKDKKPFGLQLIGPKHADVAVCRIAHAYEQATSYTEAIPPQFDREA, encoded by the coding sequence ATGTACAAAGCAACAGCTCAAGAAATTCATAAAGACTTATGTAGAAAACGCGTTTCTGCTCAAGACATTATAAAATATTATTTACAACGTATTGATAAGTTTGATCCTCAGATAGGGGCTTTCTTATCAGTTTTTCATGAACGTGCTCTTAAAAAAGCTCAATTTATCGATCAAAAAATTGCAAGAGGAGAACCTCTTGGCAAATTAGCTGGTATTCCCATTGGAATTAAAGATAACATCCATCTCAAAGGAGAAGTCACTACATGTGCTTCCAAGTTTTTAGTTAATTACCGTGCTGTTTTTGATGCAACTGTAACACGTCTTCTTGAACAAGAAGATGCGATCATTTTAGGTAAGCTTAATCTCGATGAATTTGGAATGGGTTCTTCAACAGAACATTCTGCATTACAAGAAACCCATAATCCTTGGAATCTTTCATGCGTTCCTGGTGGTTCATCTGGTGGTTCATCGGCTGCAATTAGTGCGCGTCTTTGCCCTATTACTTTAGGAAGTGACACTGGAGGCTCTGTACGACAGCCTGCTGCTTTCTGTGGTTGTGTTGGCTTTAAACCAACCTATGGCCGAGTATCTCGTTATGGCCTTGTGGCATTTGCTTCTTCACTTGATCAGATTGGCCCTATGGCTACAAATACAAAAGACATTGGGATGGTAATGGAAGTCATTGGCCAGAAGGATTCACACGATGCAACTACCTTCCCCAGACATCCCGAAGACTATCTTGCAATGATGAATGGAGAAATTAAAGGAAAACGTATTGGAGTCCCCTGGGCTTTTTTAGAAGATCTTCATTCCGAAAGCAAAGAACTGTTTTTAGAGGCAATTGAAGTCCTAAAAAGACTTGACTGTCAAATTGTAAGTATTGATTTGAATATTTTGAAATATTCAGTTGCAACCTATTATATTATTGCTACTGCTGAAGCTTCAACGAATTTAGCCCGTTTTGATGGAATTTGCTATGGTGTTCGTTCTCCTCGTGCTCAAACTCTAGAACAGATTTATGACTATTCACGTACCGAAGGTTTTGGAAAAGAAGTTAAAAAGCGGATTTTTCTTGGGACATACGTACTGTCCTCTGGCTATAAAGATGCCTATTATAAGCAAGCGACTAAGGTACGTGTGAAAATCATTGAAACGCTAAATCATGCTTTTGAAAAATGTGACATTATTGCAACACCAGTCTCTCCAATAACTGCCTTTGAAAAAGGAACAATTAATGATCCTCTTCAACTTTATCTCCAAGATATTTATACAATTGGATTTAATTTAGCACATTTACCTGCGATTTCAGTTCCTTGTGGTTTTAATAAAGATAAAAAACCTTTTGGATTACAACTGATCGGTCCAAAACATGCAGATGTAGCAGTTTGCCGTATTGCACATGCATATGAACAAGCAACTTCTTACACAGAAGCAATCCCTCCACAATTTGATCGAGAGGCTTAG